In Aegilops tauschii subsp. strangulata cultivar AL8/78 chromosome 3, Aet v6.0, whole genome shotgun sequence, one genomic interval encodes:
- the LOC141020931 gene encoding uncharacterized protein — MRSQVDLMIEGVPSHVWTRETAAELLGSSYLVDSLAPETASREDLSLFKVRAWCVDPDSVPMDKLLWVPEPEAAFDPAARQPTSRQLFKYKTLIHIGRIREHDGPEAWLRPPSSDGSGQRGLPEDSGDFSGVGEWRVLPWTRGVRDHRGGVQPPRGMGGSYRQVLLGRIGPLSWRLPPMEHGRAATSRSPMVPPAPVQIGRDVHTRSVAAPVVAPVMVQEDAKDPTLQVGPLRPLGPEPVVTPDPAQETDVLSPSAVPRETAFDQGCVVEVAPRSGPADPPNVELAIQTAPVLSAQEGSVEPEAAVRCDSGASPVSPVGDSLGPTGLLLPAPPKVALVDVVCPVVPLANSEGWAPVSEILMHATNGNNDGPILVVSGSIPTPSGLDPDMTTSGVGMQAMQPMQLSSEERSELAVFPAMPNLTSKEQAALSNIKTFCAGLLKKLAPPLLKEFEGMSGVRAGQDPFTPRRATRSTCIGGPRKSRASAAETILLKTLGFDCEDLAISEDALGQLRMVFDSPLQEPQLRAIATIFGKAIPLNLGDALEKAEPVMVQ; from the coding sequence ATGCGCTCGCAAGTTGACCTGATGATTGAAGGAGTGCCATCTCACGTTTGGACCAGAGAGACGGCGGCGGAGCTGCTCGGCTCCTCCTACCTTGTTGACAGTTTGGCTCCTGAGACCGCAAGTAGAGAAGACCTCTCCCTGTTCAAAGTTCGTGCTTGGTGTGTCGATCCAGACTCGGTGCCTATGGACAAGCTGCTTTGGGTGCCGGAGCCAGAGGCGGCATTTGATCCGGCCGCGCGCCAGCCTACGTCCAGACAGTTGTTCAAATACAAGACCTTGATTCATATTGGGAGGATTAGGGAGCATGATGGCCCGGAGGCTTGGCTGCGGCCGCCTAGCTCGGACGGCAGCGGTCAGAGAGGCCTACCTGAGGACTCCGGCGACTTCTCTGGCGTGGGGGAATGGCGTGTCTTACCATGGACTAGGGGTGTCCGTGATCACCGCGGAGGTGTGCAACCGCCACGCGGGATGGGTGGTTCCTACCGGCAGGTGCTCCTCGGACGCATCGGGCCCTTGTCCTGGCGGCTGCCACCTATGGAGCATGGCAGAGCGGCGACGTCCCGTTCTCCGATGGTGCCCCCTGCTCCGGTCCAGATCGGCAGGGATGTTCACACGCGCTCTGTGGCGGCACCAGTGGTGGCGCCGGTGATGGTTCAGGAAGATGCAAAAGATCCCACTCTTCAGGTGGGGCCGCTACGGCCGCTGGGGCCAGAGCCGGTGGTGACGCCAGACCCTGCGCAAGAGACGGATGTTCTGTCGCCTTCGGCTGTTCCCCGGGAGACCGCTTTTGACCAGGGTTGTGTGGTGGAGGTTGCTCCGCGGTCTGGCCCGGCTGATCCGCCCAATGTGGAACTGGCGATTCAAACTGCCCCTGTCCTATCCGCACAGGAGGGGTCGGTGGAGCCTGAAGCTGCTGTTAGGTGTGACAGCGGGGCCAGTCCGGTTTCGCCTGTTGGAGATTCCCTGGGGCCCACTGGCCTTCTTCTCCCCGCGCCCCCCAAGGTTGCTTTGGTGGATGTTGTGTGTCCAGTGGTGCCATTGGCCAACTCCGAAGGCTGGGCCCCAGTGTCCGAGATTCTGATGCATGCGACAAATGGAAATAATGATGGACCGATCCTGGTGGTTTCTGGCTCGATTCCCACGCCGAGCGGGTTGGACCCCGATATGACCACGTCCGGGGTTGGCATGCAGGCCATGCAACCCATGCAGCTTTCATCGGAGGAGAGATCTGAGCTTGCTGTGTTTCCGGCTATGCCCAACCTGACATCCAAGGAGCAAGCTGCCCTGTCCAACATTAAGACTTTTTGTGCTGGCCTACTCAAGAAGCTTGCTCCGCCGCTGCTCAAAGAATTCGAAGGGATGAGTGGAGTTCGTGCTGGGCAGGACCCTTTCACGCCTCGGCGAGCGACTCGCTCGACTTGCATTGGTGGACCTAGGAAGTCCAGGGCATCAGCTGCTGAAACTATTCTCCTCAAGACCCTGGGGTTTGACTGCGAGGACCTGGCGATCTCCGAAGATGCGCTAGGTCAGCTCAGGATGGTGTTTGATTCTCCACTACAGGAACCACAGTTGAGAGCTATTGCAACCATCTTCGGGAAGGCGATCCCTCTCAACCTTGGCGATGCGTTGGAGAAGGCTGAGCCGGTTATGGTCCAATAG